A window of the bacterium genome harbors these coding sequences:
- the rpsC gene encoding 30S ribosomal protein S3 has protein sequence MGQKTNPVGLRVGLIRGWNSNWYESKSYATKLKEDNKLRDYVRNRLKKAGISKIIIDRTSKSIILNIHTSRPGVVIGKSGKEITQLEEELKQISNKEVKIQISEIKRPELDAYLVAENIASQIEGRVSFRRAMKMAITASMRMGAEGIRVMCAGRLGGAEIARTEQYKDGRIPLHTLRADIDYANGRAETIYGSIGIKVWICRGEILGKRASE, from the coding sequence TTGGGACAGAAAACTAATCCGGTAGGTTTAAGAGTAGGCTTGATAAGAGGCTGGAATTCGAATTGGTATGAAAGTAAAAGCTATGCTACAAAGTTGAAAGAAGATAATAAGCTTCGTGATTATGTAAGGAACAGATTGAAGAAGGCAGGAATTTCGAAAATTATAATTGACAGAACATCAAAAAGTATTATACTGAATATTCACACTTCAAGACCGGGTGTTGTAATTGGTAAAAGTGGTAAAGAAATCACTCAACTTGAAGAAGAATTAAAACAGATTTCTAACAAAGAAGTTAAAATTCAGATTTCGGAAATAAAAAGACCCGAACTCGATGCCTATCTTGTAGCAGAAAATATTGCAAGTCAGATTGAAGGAAGAGTTTCATTTAGAAGAGCCATGAAAATGGCGATTACAGCTTCAATGAGAATGGGTGCTGAAGGAATACGTGTTATGTGTGCTGGAAGATTAGGTGGCGCTGAAATCGCAAGAACTGAACAATATAAAGATGGAAGAATACCGCTTCACACATTAAGAGCTGATATAGATTATGCAAATGGCAGAGCAGAAACTATCTATGGCTCA
- the rplV gene encoding 50S ribosomal protein L22 produces the protein MEARARNRFIGSSPRKMRLVIDLIRGESVDKALEILHFSPKHSSKDAEKTLRSAVSNLINNKEETVRVEPADLFVKEAYVNVGPTLKRISPAPQGRAYRIRKRSCHLTIVVAKKA, from the coding sequence ATGGAAGCAAGAGCAAGAAACAGATTTATTGGATCATCTCCTAGAAAAATGAGATTGGTAATCGATTTAATAAGAGGTGAATCAGTTGATAAAGCATTGGAGATACTTCACTTCTCTCCAAAACATTCGTCAAAGGATGCAGAAAAAACTTTACGATCAGCAGTTTCAAATCTGATTAATAATAAAGAAGAAACTGTGAGAGTTGAGCCAGCCGATCTCTTTGTAAAAGAAGCCTATGTAAATGTTGGCCCGACTTTGAAAAGAATATCACCTGCACCGCAGGGCAGAGCATACAGGATAAGAAAAAGATCCTGTCATTTAACAATTGTTGTAGCAAAAAAAGCATAA
- the rpsS gene encoding 30S ribosomal protein S19: protein MPRSVKKGPFIHYKLLQRIKQLNDANQKKIVKTWSRASIITPDFVGHTIAVHNGNKMIPIFITENMVGHKLGEFAPTRIFRGHPGTKAEKAVKAG from the coding sequence ATGCCACGATCGGTAAAAAAGGGACCGTTTATACATTACAAGCTGTTACAGAGAATCAAGCAGCTTAATGATGCAAATCAGAAGAAAATAGTAAAAACATGGTCACGTGCATCCATTATTACTCCTGATTTTGTAGGTCACACAATTGCAGTTCACAATGGAAATAAAATGATTCCGATTTTTATAACTGAAAATATGGTCGGGCACAAATTAGGCGAGTTTGCACCCACCCGGATTTTCAGAGGTCACCCGGGAACTAAAGCAGAAAAAGCTGTAAAAGCAGGTTAA